The DNA window AGAAAACACCGTCATCCGGGTAAAAGGAGCTTCTGTTGGCGGTTCCGAACTGGCAGTTATTGCCGGACCCTGTGCGGTGGAAAGCCGGGAACAATTACTGGCAGCTGCCTGGGCAGTGCGAGCGGCCGGCGCCAAGTTTTTAAGGGGAGGGGCCTTCAAACCCCGCACCTCGCCTTACAGTTTCCAGGGCATGGAAGAACAGGGGTTAAAACTGCTGGCTGAAGCATCCGAACTGACCGGACTGGTGACGGTCAGTGAAGTAATAGATGAAGAAAGCCTGGCTATGGCCCTTGATTATATTGATATACTGCAAATCGGGGCCCGCAATATGCAAAACTTCCGCCTGTTAAAGGCAGCGGGCAAAAGCGGCAAACCCATCTTGTTGAAAAGGGGTCTTTCGGCCACAGTGGAAGAATGGCTGATGGCAGCCGAATATATAATGTCGGAAGGCAACCAGCAGGTTATTCTGTGCGAACGGGGCATTCGCACCTTTGAAACATATACCCGCAATACCCTGGATTTAAGCGCTGTGCCGCTGGTAATGGGTTTGAGCCACCTGCCGGTGGTGGTGGATCCCAGCCACGCCACCGGCAAGCGAGATTTGGTGCTGCCCATGGCCATGGCGGCTGTGGCGGCCGGTGCCGGCGGCCTGCTGGTGGAGATGCATCCGGAACCTGCCCGGGCTTTATGCGACGGCCAGCAATCCCTGTCACCCCGGGAATTTGCCCAACTCATGACAAAGTTAAAGCCGGTGGCCAAGGCCGTTGGCAAATCCCTCTGGGGGGTGGGGGCATGAATAAGATTGCCTATCTGGGGCCCCGGGGCACCTTTTCCGAACAGGCGGCGCAGGCTTATGCCGCCGCTCAGCCGGCGCAACCGGTTCCCTGTGCCACCTTGCAGGATGTTTGCCAGGGGGTGGCTGAGGGGCGCTATGCCCAGGGAGTGTTGCCCTTTGAAAACCTGCTGGAGGGCACGGTCAACCCGGTGCTGGATTTATTGTTGGAACTGCCCGGTTTGAAAATTCAGGCTGAGCTGCTGCTGCCGGTGGCCCATCATCTGCTGGTCAGGCCGGGCAGCAATTTTCGGGATATCCGGGCCGTGCTGTCCCATCCCCAGGCCCTGGCCCAGTGCCGTCGGTTTTTAGCCGATAACCTGCCGGCGGCCCAACTTATTCCGGTAGAAAGCACGGCCCGGGCGGCCGGCCAGGTGGCCGGCGGGGATAACACACTGGCGGCCGTTGCCACCGACGCCGCCGCCCAATATTACAACCTGACCGTCCTGGCCCCCAATATTCAAGACCGGTCTGATAACTGTACTCGTTTTGTGGTGGTGGGGCGGCAGGAGATACCCTGCCGGGGACCGTCCTGCAAGACCTCCCTGGCGGTATCCCTGCCTGACCGTCCCGGCTCCCTTTACAGTATTTTAAAAGAGTTTGCCTGGCGGGGTATTAACTTAACCCGCATTGAATCCCGCCCCGCCAGAACCAGCCTGGGTGAATATATCTTTTTAATAGAACTGGCAGGCCACCGGGCAGACCCGGACGTCAGCGAGGCCCTGGCCAATCTTGCTGACCAGGCCCGGCAAATCCGTTTGCTTGGCTGTTATCCGGCCTGCCGGCAGGAGCCCGGCGCGTCCCGGCAGCCGGCCGCAACCCTGGCAGAACTGCGGCAAGCCATTGATATTATTGACGGGCAGATTATTGCTTTACTGGGTCAAAGGGCCAGGCTGGTGACTGAGGTAGGCAAGCGAAAACCCGCCGGCGGGGCGGTGCGGGATCAGGCCAGAGAAGCCCAGGTACTGGCCCGGGTGCGCCGGTTGGCCCGGCACCATGGTTTTGCCGAACCCATGGCCGAAACCATTTACCGTACCCTGCTGGACCATTTTGTGGAATTGCAGACCGAACGGCAAACAGCCGGTTTGCCAAACCCCCATTAAGGTTGCCAAAATGATCACCGGGTGGTTTGATGGTCCCCTGCGGGATCATTGACCACCTAAAACCGGCAAGCCGGGTTTTAGTTCCTATACTAATGATTTTTGGCAATACGATGGTATGGCTATTGAATCTTTTCCAACGTTAGCGTTATAATGTTATTGTTGAAATTTTGCATAAACGGGGGTGGACTGTTTGTCCAACAAAAAAATTCTTATCATCGGCGGTGTGGCCGCAGGCCCCAAGACAGCAGCCAGGGCACGCCGCTTGGATCCGGAAGCGCAAATTACCATTCTGGAGAAAGGTAAATACATATCTTATGCCGGTTGCGGCATGCCTTTCTATCTGGCCGGCAAGATTCACGATTTTGACCACCTTTACTCTACCTCCTACGGGGTGAAACGGGATCCCGATTTCTTTAAATCGGAACGGGGTGTGGAAGTATTTACCGGTATGGAAGCCATTGCCATCGACAGGGACCGCAAGCAGGTCATTGCACGCCATGTTGATACCGGCGAAGAAAAGGTTTTTGATTATGATAAACTGGTGCTGGGCACCGGGTCTTATCCCATCACGCCTCCCATTGAAAACCTGGATTTAAAAGGTGTTTACCGGTTAAACCACCTGGAAGACGCCCAGTTGATTAAACAGGCCCTGGACGCCGGGGAAGTTAATGATGTGGTGGTTATCGGTTCCGGCTTTATCGGCATGGAGGCCGTTGATGCCATTTTCAGCCCGCGGCGCACCGTTACGGTGGTGGAATTTAAAGAAACCCTGCTGCCCGGCATTTTGGATCAGGATATGGGAAACCTGCTTTACAAGAGCCTGTATGAGCAGGGTTTAGAAGGCCGTTTTGGTGAGAAAGTGCTTAAACTGGAA is part of the Desulforamulus hydrothermalis Lam5 = DSM 18033 genome and encodes:
- the aroF gene encoding 3-deoxy-7-phosphoheptulonate synthase; amino-acid sequence: MVVVMQPQATQQHIAAVDDRLTAEGFRTQVIYGEKRTVVAAVGDRRVMETLGLEALPGVEKVVPIMKPFKLASREVKEENTVIRVKGASVGGSELAVIAGPCAVESREQLLAAAWAVRAAGAKFLRGGAFKPRTSPYSFQGMEEQGLKLLAEASELTGLVTVSEVIDEESLAMALDYIDILQIGARNMQNFRLLKAAGKSGKPILLKRGLSATVEEWLMAAEYIMSEGNQQVILCERGIRTFETYTRNTLDLSAVPLVMGLSHLPVVVDPSHATGKRDLVLPMAMAAVAAGAGGLLVEMHPEPARALCDGQQSLSPREFAQLMTKLKPVAKAVGKSLWGVGA
- the pheA gene encoding prephenate dehydratase → MNKIAYLGPRGTFSEQAAQAYAAAQPAQPVPCATLQDVCQGVAEGRYAQGVLPFENLLEGTVNPVLDLLLELPGLKIQAELLLPVAHHLLVRPGSNFRDIRAVLSHPQALAQCRRFLADNLPAAQLIPVESTARAAGQVAGGDNTLAAVATDAAAQYYNLTVLAPNIQDRSDNCTRFVVVGRQEIPCRGPSCKTSLAVSLPDRPGSLYSILKEFAWRGINLTRIESRPARTSLGEYIFLIELAGHRADPDVSEALANLADQARQIRLLGCYPACRQEPGASRQPAATLAELRQAIDIIDGQIIALLGQRARLVTEVGKRKPAGGAVRDQAREAQVLARVRRLARHHGFAEPMAETIYRTLLDHFVELQTERQTAGLPNPH